AACTCAAAGGTCAGAACAAAGCAGTAGGTAGCAAGAAAAGCCCCCAGTTTTccattttaattcgttttgTGTAAACACTGGCGAAGGGATGGGAAAACTGCTCAAGTGTTGTGTAAACGTGTTCTTCACGATTGCTGTAAAGGAATTTTCATTGTGTGCTCGCCCAAGAGTTTACGATTTATTTAATGTTGTAATTAAGTTTTGACGACATAAAGCTCTAATTAATGCGCCTCTAAGGAGAATCGCATGTGGCTAAGCTGCTTAAGATTATAGAGAAATATAGTAAGAGGATTAAAGCTGGATTATAAGGGAATTGGATTCATTCAGGCAGCCACTTTAAAGGTTACTGCATTCATTGCTATTTATTACAAGAAATTCACTTTTAGTACTTATTAAAATTGAACATATGTCATCAGTCGATTTATAAATTGTCCATTCGCTGAACTGAAAAGTAACTTGaatttatattcatttcccTGCTATTCTCCAAAATAGACAAGTTAACTTAGCTTAAGCACACACAATTCGAATACGTTTCGTTACGACATTTTTAACCCAAAGGAACCAATAGAAATCGTCTAGAATATGCTTCCATTTGGTATGTAAGAAGCATTTGGGCATAATTTATTATGCTCCAGGGAACAGCACAGAATAGAACAGAACAAGACCAGACCGAAGGGAAGGACAATCCGAAGACGACGACATTTATCAAGTGTGCAACTCGAGCAAGGATCTGCGTCTATACTATATATTTCTCCGCTCTCCTTGACATTGCAAATTTTTTGGAGCAACgcgaatttaaaatgtaaatcgCTTGCTGCAACACGAGTTGTTATGCCCCACGGCCTTTCTATGGGGCATCCATTCTGAAAGGCTGCCCCCGTTCTCATCTTCATCAGCATTTCTTGCTGCATTCGTGTCTTCATTTTCGTCCCCAATCAATTTTGTAAATTGCATTTGCGATTGAATCCAAAGCATGTTGTTTCCCTCGCCCACCTTCTGCCAACTCTATGCATTCTGAATAAGATGAGAAATATTATCGCACTGTTGCCTCTGCCGCCATTCGGACAAGTgcaacacggcgtatgcgcaatttgTTGTGGTCAATGGATGAGGGGGCTGGGAAAAGCCAAGGAAAACCGCTCCGGTTAATGGAATTGCAACCGTGTGAGCTGGAAACCAAGCCAGCAACACATCAATCAAGGTCGGAACTCCGTGTAATAGAAATTGCACTTGGTGGCAAGCTTTCGTTATTATGTGTAAACACACGTCCTTGATTGCCGGTCAATATACTTAATGTGTTCTATAATTGAAGTGTGAAAGTGAAAGGGTAGCAATGGGTTTTTATAATTGTTAAGCCCCATTTTATTTTACGAACATTTTGTtaatttataacatttttctAATAATTTTTAGAAATATTCCCTTTGTACTTTAATTATGTTTTCCATTATACCAATACCCATTAAAATGTCAATATTACTTAATCTCTTTTATGGTATTGGAATCTCCCATTTCACATAATTAAACATAGAATGCagcaaaaaatgtgaaattttCCGTGCGATTGCTAATGGCATTTTCCGAGAGCAAATTGTTGACAATAATGAAGCTGATGAACATTTGCGGTTGTGTTCATTGTCATTGTTGCTGCGTTAGTTATTCTACCATCGGTTGGGGTGCATTTGGGCCAGTCTGGAACTGTTTGCGTCATTGTTCAGTTTTAGTTCTCTGCGGTTGCCTGAAATTGTCGTAATGCATTTACGGACATCGCACACACATGTGGCCCAAGTGCGGTTTTGTAGCTGGAAATGTTGGCTGTGTACTGTAAACAAGATTTTAGCAACCCACTTGGTTTTCTCCTGTGGGTCGAACATGTGTCAGCACTCATAATTTTGTGTAAAAGATTTAGAGAAAATGTGCACTATCTGGAAAATCATTACTATCACAAAACCCAATTTATATCAGTAACTTTCAGTTTTCTAAACTcatattgatatttttgtatgtatattttgtaTCATGGCAAGAGATCTTCCAGTCCtattaaatattcatatttgttTCCCTTTTGGTTGCATACCTATAAATTAGCCCGTTCTGACAATATTAGCCCTTTCATATCTCgttactcatacgccacgtggTCACGTTTTCGCCTAAGCTCTACGTAGCTGCACTCGCTGCACTTTGCGCTtacgttttgttattattttcccCAGTACTCGTTAGCCTTGTCTAGTGCCAAAATGAAATGACAATGTTTTCCCAGCGCACAGAACTCAAATCGtaaatcattttattttttggggtGTTGGCAAAGGTAAACAATGTCACATAGAAGCCCGCAGTTGTCTGTCAGTAGagaaaaaggcaaaaagaTTAGAGATATATGGACTGCGGAGAGCGGGGCAGAATGCGAGATATATAGCAACTCCAGTTTGTGTAGCCCCAAACTTTGACAGTTACATGCGCTGCACCATTGCAGAATGACAAACGAAGGCGAAAAAAGCCATGAGTTGCACAAAACGTATATATCTGTCATTCCAGTTTTCACTTTCGCAGAAAGTGGCAGATTTCGGTTATTCTGTGGAATTATATCTAGCTatatagatattggggaactATAATATGacttaaatacaaatatttatatactcAAGTTTAAAATAATATCTTTTAGGTAGTTTTAtcggaaaacggaaaatgcTACAATTTATCTTTTCCACTTCGTTTCCCCTCTGAATTTCGCACTTTTCCCCAAACTTTCggcgtttgtgtgtgtgtcagtctgttttttctttttcgtcTCCGTTCGTGACAGCTTGTTTTTTTGGGGGCGTGGCGAGGGGCGGAATGGGTTGGGCATTTGGGTCAACTATCGACTGCAATTTGAGCCTTTCAAACTGTCGCCGACACAAAACGAAGGGGGCTCAGttgaaaaaaaacacacagtCAGGCAGAGTAAAAGTTGTGGAAAGTGTGACAGCAACTCATTGCACATGGACATTTGCCGAGTCAGCTGGGAATCCCCTCAAGTGCTCTGgaaatttgatttcaatttccatatgattttgatttggccaGCGAACGGGGGCAAGCTGGctgaaatttatgcaaacaAAAAAGGCTTCTCCTTGGCTTCTTGATATTTTATGAATTATTTCCCTGTGATTGCGagttaaatcatttgaaaaccaacttatcgtacAAGACATGCATGAAACGGAATTCGCAATTTTTAAACTGAGCTTGCTTTAACTTTACTAAAGTCTGTGATAATGCCTTAAAttgtttgccaaaaattaactaccaaaaactttttgcatCATTTCAAACAACAAGTATCTTACTAGAAAGCTGGAGAAAttgcaaaaatagtttttaattttttttgctgcttCATCGATGTTTTTGCGTTGTTTTAGTAACTTTGTAATTTGCACTTGACTGCAGTGAAAATGGTAAATTCTACTAGACAAAAAATATTGatgcttttttttctttgctcTCTCAGTTTGCCGCATTGCAAATTCAGCTCACATAGTTTTCACTTTGAACTTTTGGTTGAGGAAACTTTCCCAGCAATGCAATTGCATCTGGCGATGGGGGAAAATAAATGTGCAGCTCGACTTTTGACCTATGCTGTAGTCCGCAGATCAACCCCTCAAGTTTGTGGCTTAAGATAATGCCCGGGTTTCTGGACAGaaataattgcattaaaattCTGAAAGTTCGGACTGTAAACTAATCTAGTTAATAAACCATTCCAGTGATCTTACATATGCCAGAGAGCATAAATAAGATTTTCATGCACAAAAGATAGCATACGTTTTCCCtcaattttatatagtttTTCCGAGCATTTTATGTAGCCCTTGGCAGCTGCTTTGCATAGTTCTGTGAAGGTCGCCAGGATATCTGTCTGTGTCTGAGTGCAGGATGCAGGATGTTCGCTGGTCTTGGTGCACACACATTTTAGACTCAGGCCAGCAGTCAAACGCTTTGTAAACCTTTCATCTTTCTACGTAGCTTTGGTTTGCATTTTGTCCTTCCCCCATTATCCTTCCATTCCCCACACCCTTCACCGATCCTTTTCAATTATGCTCGAATGAAGCGGAGGGACAGCAGAAGAAAGGGGACACAAGGACGAAGGTCGTGCGACGCTcacaaaagtatgctacataTTTAATGACTGGCTTAAAGTCTTTGGCAGCGTCTGGATACATTAGATATCAGCTTTCTACGCAAGGCAAACAAGTCGCAATCATAAAAGCGAAATGCAGAACGTAACAAAATAATACGATTTAGTCAGTTTAGAATGCCAGggaaaaatgtattaaatgaaatttaaatttaaataaaatatgaattccATGAAGTACTTCCCCTTCTATTACTGTTCCAAGGACATTTAAATTAAGCATTCATTTGCGGTGATATCACCGGCTTTAACGCTCTGAACTCCGCGCAGAGTTGACTAACCTCGAACTGTGCTACATTTTTTTTGCACCTCCATCATACACACATTTTGTCGTGTAATTTGCACGCTGAGTCTATTAAATGCACTGCAACCGAGTTGTGTCAGCACCTCAGGTGTACAGAGCTTTCACTCACACTCGTATACGATTCATAAACATTTGttgtggcgcccaacgtggggcatGAAATGCGACGTGTTACACAAGTGGGAAGAAGAAGGTGCAAGTCATTAAGTAAGCTTGTTTTTGTTCTGATTTTTCTCGTTGTTTTCAGGGAAGAGGCCATAAAAGCTTCGTGCGCCACGCACACGTGCACACATAATTAAAACGGACGCCTGTGGCCTAACCCTTAGTTTGTCTTGGGCCCCAGCAGACCCCTTAACCCTCACACTGCCCAACTTGGCTACCTCTGAGTGCTTTATGGCGCAACTGGTAGAATTATTCACCGAGCATAATATTTAACTCGGAATTCCCTGCTAAACGCACAAAATGTCTGCCCAAGACAATCCCGATTCCCAGCGGCGAAATTCATTTTCTTGTCGCTTACAAGGTATTTAAAGCAATGAAGTTAGCTGATACCCTGAATGAAAGTTAAGAAAGAGGtacaaatattaattaccCACTGATTTCGGTTTTAATGTTATTTAATGTATTATTCACTGATTATTGTATTCTATTCTATGACTTAATGTCAAGGTAAAgggtaaatattttcgaattTAAGCTCCTTATTTTCAAATTGTATACAAAATCTGATATAATTAAGACTAAGTACGGACATGAAAATAATCCTTTCATTCAGGACGAAAGGCCCCAAACTTTCCGTACATTTAAGCCGGACGTAGAGTTTTCGTTTATTTGAGGGAAAACGCAGTTCGTAACCTCGGCAAAGGAAAATGAACGCCGCACAGCGACCGCATTTATGTGCTTGTATTTTGTTAGCGTCTGCGGTGACTTGGAGGCGCTTTTCCTCCATTTTTCCCCGCCCGACTTTTCCCGGCCGGGTATTTCCGTAATTTTAGACGCTTTCGTCTTTTATTTGCGCCTTTTGCTCGTTCATATTTTATGCTGGCATCGCGTGTTTGGTTCTCGCAGTGGCTTCTGGTAGTGCTGTTGTTACTATTGTGGTTTCGCCCCCACTCTCCGCTTTCAACGCTTGTTGCTATTATTGTAGTTATATACATGGGAGTTAAATTGGGTTAGTAAGTTCTGTTTCCATTGTTTTCCCTTCGGTGCTCCGTTGTTTTTCCCCATCTCTCGGTCTTTCCACTTGCGAGGAAAccaaaaaaataggaaaacaaTTGCCTTTCAGCAAGTGCAAATTTCAGCTAGGGATTTCCATTCTGAGCATTATGATTTATGGATGTTTTCCTAGCGGAAGCTTTCAATTTGCATGAATTGGCAAGAGGAAAAGGATTTGAGAGGATGTtcaggaaaattaaaaacatgcTTTTAATAACCAGCGAATAAAAACGTTTTGTTATGATTATACGCTTAATGGTCAAAAATACTTCAttactgacttaatttcaaatacTCCTCATTGCACACCCGGTTATTCAATCGAGTTGTCAGATCATGCCACAAGTTAATTGGTTTATATCCCCGTAGTCCGCGCTCCCAATTCCACGGCAAGTGGTGAAATTATTTACCCACATGGCCAGGACCCGGGTTCCACGTCATCCTTCTTCGCCAAGCTGATTTGAAACAAATTAACCGCACATGGCAGGAACCGCAGGAATGGAGAGCTACAGACACCCGGGGGATTTGGGTGCACGGCATGGTTAGTTGGCAATTTCCCAGTGCAGGCAGCAAATCGAAATGCGATTCACCTATCCGTGTATATCCGTATCTGGAAATGTGTGACCCAAAGACACGCCCTATATCTGGCAGCTTAGTAGCCCGATGCAGCACAAGTACACAGCAAAAAACTCTAATACTATCACTCATTTGATTATCATAGTATATCTTTATTCCAAGCTAagatttctctcagtgcattcGGGCTCTGAACACTTACTGCCTTGGCCCGATGACAGGCGCTTAATTTTCAATTACAGACACATAAAGTGCGAGAAGCGGACTAAATCGCACAAGCACCCAATCCGGAGCCATCGCACCACCCGGCTATAATGCCATCATGTGGTCAGGTGCACCACCCACATATATCCCATATAGGATAGTTACACGGTTTTTCCACCTTTCAGCACAttcgattttatttaatttggctCACGGCGATTTCTGTGCTGCAAAAAGTGATGGTAATTTGATTTGGCAAGACTAATATTAAAAACGGTAGTGAACGCATTAGGTTAGCTCTTAAAATTCCCattaaaatacacatttaaTGCACTTTACTCAGTCTTTAAAGACAACCTGATTCGTTTATGAACCCACTTCTCTCTAACCCGGTTTCACCCGCACCTTTCGCCGTGCCGGAAATTTCCAGCACCACACCTCCATTTtccataaaaattcaattattatCTTCGCCTTTCATGTTCAGCGGGCAcagttaaaaaaaatacaacataAAAGCACTGAAATGACAACTTTTTTATCATTCCCCACACATGAGAGTCCACAAAGACGGTTCTCTATCCACATGCTACGGTTTACCTAGCCGTCTGTTTTCATTTCActttattgaatattttttgattggaTTTCACACGGTTTATGCTGATTGCGCTTTTAGTACACCTGGAACtacaattaattcaaattgCTGCCATAaaatgtgtgtgcgtgttaatatttaattaaggCCAAACTTATTTGCCCATTTAAAACGTTTTCAGCGCCATATTTATGTAATTAAATCGCACATAAATCGTAATTTGCATGGCACAGAAATTTATTGTGGACATGAGTATCTTCAATCTACTTTTATCCATTTGCCATTTCTCAAGCTGTCCAAAGAAATTTGCCAAGACCCTAGTCAAGCATACAAAACACAGAAGTTGGCAGCAAATCCCCGCCACTCtgcacaaaaaacaaacaaggcaAGAAATTGTAAAATTCTAAATGGGGAGACAAAAACTCCATAAATTTGTGGAGCCCACAGTGCTGCGAAAGTGGAAAACATTTAAGCACTCTGCATGACCATAAGTTGCCTTATAAAATGCtctaaataaaacaataaagtaaACTGAAACTGATAACTGATATCAGAAACTAATGtactttttttaatatgtttgtatattattaaatattagtaatatTTTGAAAAGTAAATGTTTATTACCTAATCAATAAATGGTTTTGATTTCCCAGTGGAATAAAATTGCCCCAGGAAATAAAACTTCATCCCAAATCCCTGCAGGTCTTGTCCACTTATCTGGAGTATCCATTCAGCTCAGTGAACCTATTCACTCTGGCTAAATTTGCCCAATGCTAATATACCATTTGTCAGGTCATTTAATGGTCTCCGGGTCGGAAGGACATGACTTGCTGTCTGGGGTCAGCCCCAACGTTGTTCCAAGGGTTTTTATCTGCGCCACCCTTTATTTATGCACCCGGTTGCAATTCAGCCACTTCAACCGCACCAAGTCCTGTTTTTTGTGGCACTTAATTAAATTAGTGGTGTAGGGGCAGCAAAAAGCTCAGGCTGCAAAATGCCGCATTAGACGATTGGCTGGCATCCCAGCAAAGGCTACAACATTTATCACATGTCTGTACattttttctgtatttatCCATCTATCAAATTGCAATCAAGTCACCTAGAAACCCCGCGCTGAATGATTGAATGAAAATTTGTCAGGGGCAGCTGCCGCGGCTGGGGCCCAAATGCAAACACTATTAATTTCGGCACAACAATGGATGAATGAAGGATGTGTGTACACCTCCCCTTTCTCAAGAACTTAACGTCGTCCTCCTCCTTTTATCGACTAAGCCACACATGTGCGGCTTTTTCGCCCAAATTTTGGCAAGGCAACTTTAAGCTCGTTTGACATTTTGACAGCGGTTACACTTGGATTTTAAATATGTTCTTTATAGCATGCAAAGTTGAAGAAGTTTCATATTATTAGGAAAAACTAATTAAACTTGTAATAAAGGATTTGCTGTTATATTGAGTGATTTAGGTAATCTTCTCTCTCTACGAGAAATTGCTGAATATTGTTGCCAGTGTATCAGTAGCATCCAGCAGATGAGAACCTGCAACGACGTCAGTGGCTGTATCCACGTCTATGGCCCCGTCTATGGTGTAGTTTTGTGTGCATTGTCGTGTCGTGGCcatgaatttttaatgaaattagcTTAGGAATCTTACAACATTTTGCCGCGTTTCTGGCGACCCACGTGTttgtcctggaaaattccgaACGGTGCAAGAGGGCGGGGGAGGGGGAAGGAGGTGCAACCACGCTGCATGCGACGCCCACAAATATGCAAGGATAATGACGCTGGAGAGCTTCCAAGCGAAGGATAAGATACATTTCAGTGCAGTTAATTCACTCCATTTCTATGCAGAATTTACTGTATGAAAAGAAGCTTAATTAGGCTGCAGTTGGTTGGATATGTTTTATCTTATGCTAACTTTTCCAATTTGGTGAGAAATAAGCTATTCAAGTTACATATATCTCTAGGAACGAATTTGGGTTTAAATACAGACATATGAACACCAGAAAACTAATTCCAGATTTTTGCAGCAATTAAACCATACGTTTGTCGGTTGGCATTAATTAATGGAAGCATTTCCCCAGCTTCGAACATTATTAATTAACAATTTCCAAATCATCCAGCAGAGCaaacaaaaccgaaaccgaTGATGTTGCGAATTAGCATAGATTATATCGACATTGGGTTCACCTGTTTGTTTAATGCGAATACATACCAATGCAAATTCCAACAGATTCATTTCAATATGTGGGCGGAAAGGAAAAGCGGTATCCGTACATTTTCATGCTGCAAACGCAGTcataaataaatggaaaattgcGATTCGCAATGGATGCCAGAAGCCCTTTTTGGTGGCATGCAACGCATTTCGCGTTGAGTCAATACACAAATGCCACCGCCGCCAGCATAAATCATAAATGGCAAGCCAATAGTGGATCAGCTAGTGGGAAtagtatacatatacatatatatagggGTTCTGTGGAAACGTAGAGGAGTGGATAAGCTCTTCGTTTGGAAACAGATGCTGCAAACTGGAAAAACGATGCCATTACAAGAGTATACATTTATGGTTAATACTATTCCCATAGCGAATTTTACTTAGCTGTAGTATTTGGCATACCTTTAAGGTCTAGTTTGAAGTGCAGAACATGAATCTCAATAGTTTTCAATTTATGTAACTAAATGTATATCCGAAGCTTTTCTCGAAATAATCACCCTTAGCCTTTCATGAGCGAATTTTCATGCTGTTTTTCTTCATCTTTTCCGCATAAGTGGGTGGTAGCAACAAACATGTACGTCTACAAGAAAAATGGCTtcaacttattgttagtttcGCCCCGTTATCCTTGCACTTGCAGGCAGGTCCTGCGGTtgcgcctgctgctgttgacaCGGAAAAAAGTGTATATAGGAGGCGCCCCCCTGCCGACAATTGTATGAGAGGAATATAATAGTGCTACAGGCTGCACAAAATGATATAGGGGCCATGGCAAGACGACAGAATGGATGAAAAGTGggggaaaagtgggcggcAAGAACTCTGATGATTATGAGGCTGTCGCGGaaaaaggcaaaggcaaaaaaGTAAAACCCCACTCATTGAAGGATATAGTACATATATTTTGGATGTACCCTGTAGACATTACGATAGGGCGTTCTGATTGGATTAAAAGTAAAATTGCCTAAAGAAAATATACTGAAATCAATTTTAAAGCTATAACTTTCGATGCAGTGCGGAAAATAAGACTTTTATTACACATATCagtgatatttatatattttgcgGTTTTTAAGGATTTTATATCCCTGCTTGAGCATCGTATTTACCCGTCTGGGAAAACCACTCAAGGACACTCCGTCCTAAGCACATAAAAATAGTAGTACCTCTGGTTAACTCAGTGCCTCGAGAATCTCCATTGTAAAGTCTGAACTTGACTTGGGGACATTTGGCCGCATTTGGCgtgcaaatcaaaatttcatAGCCAGCCAACGAAGGGAGGAAAATGGAGAGAGCTGAATGGTTGAGTAAAAGTGGAAAACTTTAAGATAGAGGAAAGTAATTTCATGTTGAGCGACAAGTGGCAAGGTAATTTATCAAGAGCAAAACAAACCTGTCACGAGCGAAAGTTCTTCAGGCAGACGCGACAGTGGTTGGATGGGCACACCACCCACAACCACCCACAGCCACCCATAACCACCCACTCCCGATTCCCACACGTGGTGGGTgataaaaaatgtattgcCAAATTGGCTCGAACTGCACATATCGAGCCAGGAACCTCGAGAATAATGTGCCTCATTTCGGCCACGAAAAAAGTAGCTGGCCAGTGAGAAATGGCTTTACTCCTTCGACGTTCTGCGGACGGAGCTTTAATCCCTTGATTGGGATTGAGGGCTCCTTGTCGTTTTATGCCCTACGTCGTAATAGCGTGCAGATTGGGCCATAAGCGgaattttccgcttttccgggCGGAGTGGGTGGCAAGTGCTTGAGAAACCCGCTCATTAGCCTGATGAAGAGGATAGTAAAGTGTTTAAAGGAGCAGAGATGTCGCCAGCTGGAAAACTTTGAGAGCTGTTATATAAGATGCGGCATTTATAAGAGAAATTGTCTAACTGATACATACTTCATTCAATAGAACAAGACTAACGCTACTATCTTATTTAGTAGCAAAATTCTAGAATGAAGTTAAGTGCAGTTTTCATTTCAAACTTTACTACACTGTTTGCTCTGTTATTCTAGCGCTTACGATTCTATGTTCTATGTTTCTTTTACGACGGGCCCCCAAAACTCCGCCCCACTCCCCCGCACGGGGAGCACCTTTTGGCATAACTGTTTTTATGGCTACACAAAAATGCGATGCCCGTTCAATTTTACACATCATAAAGTAACGGTTGCTGGGGAATCGATTCGCCGCAATCCAGGGAAATCAATGCGAATCCGCACTGAACATGCATAATTTATACAAACGAATCCACCCACCAGAACCACCCGCACACAAGcaatgaaataaaaaccaaattgaCAAACATTTGCCGTGGGAGAGGAAAGAGGAAAGCCCAGCATctgttcataaataaataagttggTAATAAAATTAAGAGCTCGGCCTTTTCTTACCTTCGCCATAATCGTTGTTTGCTGATAAGAAAATGTGCAGGTAAAATGAGCCGACGGCTTTCGCCAAACTTTCAGTTGCTTAACCTTTTACTgggtcaaaaaaaaaaaaacaatcttATAATGCCAATTAATTAGCAATAATTCGTTTCGCTGTGTTTGACTATTAGTAttggtatttatttttcactGATTACACTTTATCTCGGTTTTCGTAAATTGTAACGGTAAAACgaagacacacacacgcacacaaactgGGCTTAAAATTACGTTGTTTGTTTCACGGAGATTTGTTGCGTATATATTTAAATCCAATCGCTGGCTGGTTGggtttcgaattttttattgattttttagCGCGTTCTTTCAGCTTCCTGGCTGCTATTTAAAAATGGTAATTTATTCGCGGACAAACTTTTTGCGCAGACACATCCTACCAAAAGTTCGATCCGTTTTTCACCGCGACAAAAGAGCGTTTGTTCGCCAAAGCCTCTTTCTGGAGGTGGCACTTGGGCCGATGGAGCAATCGATAACTGCTGGGTATCGCGCACCGATTTCAGGTACAAAAGTGCGCTAATCGCTAGCTGAGACTCAAACCAAAACATAGCTTCacaaatttatttcaaaactAAATGGCTGCGAAAAATTAAGCCCTAGGTACAGTCCATCAATTTAAACCATAACATTATACCAATATTCTATAAATCCATATGCATGCAATTCCTTTCCATTGAAAAAAACATAGAATGCCCAATCCATTTGCTCCATTTTCGTGTTCATATGTTTTACAATTAAAGCTGTTTTATTAACTACTTCCATCGTTCGCTTGACAACAAAGATTTAGATCCACTTAGCGCACTGGCACCCAACTCTCCAGCACTTGGCCATAGGTCTTGCGTTCTAGTAGGGACAAAAAGGATCAGTATTGGCTAGAATGCATCCATGGAGCACTCACCCTTCACCGGGAAATCGTCGGGATGCAGTTCGATGTAGTGCCGGAGGACGGCGTCCCTTTTGGCCAGGTACTCGTTCCTCTTCTGATCGAAGTAAGCTCCTGCGCCGACACCCACAGCTCCGAAGGCGATGTGCTTCTGGATGCCTGCAACACAATGCGATTTAGTTAGTTATAGGCGACAAAAACAATCGTTACGTCACATGGAAGCGGGGCCAAAACTCACCGGAAAACACGGGCCTACGGAAGCCCCAGTTGACGAAAATGGCCGCGCCCACGCCGGCCACTCCGCAGGCCAGCGGATTCCATATCGGCGAGAGGAAAGAAGGCTCGTGGGTGCCCTTGTTCGTCAAAAGTTCCAGCGGATCGTTCACGGCACTCATGTTGATAGTATGAAAAACAATAGAGGTGGGCAACTGACACAACTGGCGATGGCACAGGCAGAACTCTCAGTTATCGATAGCGTGCGAACTGAACTAGTTCCGTAGCGATTATTTAAAAAGTGAGTTGtaaataatttgaataatataaataaacatggGCTTATCTCCTGAATTATTTGGTCCCTTTTTTATTGGAAACTACAAATTATGCACTCCCGCACCAAAATCAGAATAGATATTCAACAACTAACCATAAACCacatatttgcatatttaaaatGGCTAGAAACGTGACAACTGTTATATTAAAAAGTTCTGCTGGGTTGGATATAAGGCCATCCACCGAATTCGAAGTGAATCATCTTGGAAATGCGGATACTGTCGCTAGTTCTGTTTTACGCGGTACTCACCGCAAGTCCGCATGGATTTCCGGGCATTTCCGCAGAGAAAGAGCACCCAGGATTCGAAGAGATCGGACACGGACTCTTCTACTTCGAAAAGGAAAGAGAAGTAAACTTTGTGATAGCCAGATCATCTTGCCGCAAGAAGGGAGCACAACTGGCCGAATTCGAGGATGACAAGGAGTTCCAGGCGGTTATGGCAAAGGCGGCCAGCGGGTCCAGCTACTGGGTTGGCATCGCCGAGAACAAAAACGGTACCTTCGTATCCCAGACCACCG
This genomic stretch from Drosophila mauritiana strain mau12 chromosome 2L, ASM438214v1, whole genome shotgun sequence harbors:
- the LOC117135325 gene encoding NADH dehydrogenase [ubiquinone] 1 subunit C2, yielding MSAVNDPLELLTNKGTHEPSFLSPIWNPLACGVAGVGAAIFVNWGFRRPVFSGIQKHIAFGAVGVGAGAYFDQKRNEYLAKRDAVLRHYIELHPDDFPVKERKTYGQVLESWVPVR
- the LOC117139214 gene encoding macrophage mannose receptor 1-like, which encodes MRILSLVLFYAVLTASPHGFPGISAEKEHPGFEEIGHGLFYFEKEREVNFVIARSSCRKKGAQLAEFEDDKEFQAVMAKAASGSSYWVGIAENKNGTFVSQTTGKPARFLNWENGQPKKLKTGACVYTNSSKGIATNYCKEKMNFICKV